One Setaria italica strain Yugu1 chromosome I, Setaria_italica_v2.0, whole genome shotgun sequence DNA window includes the following coding sequences:
- the LOC101782451 gene encoding serine/threonine protein phosphatase 2A 55 kDa regulatory subunit B beta isoform: MEREPMSSDDRPEAAAESAQQQELEWRFAQVFGERAAGEDVQEVDIISSIEFDKSGDHLATGDRGGRVVLFERTDSGDSASRRELERQEYPITRHPEFRYRTEFQSHEPEFDYLKSLEIEEKINKIKWCQTANNALFLLSTNDKTIKYWKVQEKKVKRVSVMNLDTSQSSGNGSSSSPGTNSCKALLPNGGCSEKLYSPNNNMSFPPGGCASLRLPVVVTGQDLNHVARCRRVYAHAHDYHINSISNNSDGETFISADDLRINLWNLEISNQSFNIVDLKPANMEDLTEVITCAEFHPTHCNTLAYSSSKGTIRLIDLRQSALCDNHAKLFEEHDAPGSRSFFTEIIASVSDIKFARDGRHILSRDYMTLKLWDLNMDSGPVATFQVHEYLRPKLCDLYENDSIFDKFECCISGDGLRVATGSYSNLFRVFGCAPGSTEASTLEASRNPMRRQVSNPARPTRTLTSLTRAVRRGGENTSVDANGISYDLSTKLLHLAWHPTENSIACAAANSLYMYYA, encoded by the exons ATGGAGCGGGAGCCCATGTCCTCCGACGACCgccccgaggcggcggcggagtcggcgcagcagcaggagctGGAGTGGCGGTTCGCGCAGGTCttcggcgagcgcgcggcgggcgaggaTGTGCAGGAAG TGGACATAATATCTTCAATTGAGTTTGACAAATCTGGCGACCATCTTGCCACTGGAGATAGAGGTGGACGTGTGGTTTTATTCGAAAGGACGGACTCCGGGGAT AGTGCTAGTCGAAGAGAACTTGAGAGGCAAGAATACCCGATCACTAGGCACCCCGAGTTCCGTTACAGGACTGAATTTCAGAGTCATGAACCTGAG TTTGACTACCTGAAAAGTCTGGAAATAGAGGAGAAGATTAACAAGATCAAGTGGTGCCAAACAGCCAATAATGCACTCTTTCTCTTGTCTACAAATGACAAAACAATCAAGTATTGGAAG GTTCAAGAGAAAAAAGTGAAACGAGTTTCAGTGATGAATTTGGATACCTCCCAAAGTTCAGGCAATGGTTCAAGTTCTAGTCCGGGTACCAATAGTTGCAAAGCTCTTCTTCCAAATGGTGGATGCTCAGAAAAGTTGTACAGTCCAAACAACAATATGTCATTTCCTCCTGGAGGATGCGCATCATTGCGTTTGCCTGTGGTG GTTACAGGGCAAGATTTAAACCATGTTGCGAGATGCCGACGTGTATATGCACATGCTCATGATTACCATATTAATTCCATTTCAAATAATAG CGATGGCGAAACATTCATATCAGCAGATGATCTGCGAATAAACCTTTGGAATTTGGAAATTAGCAATCAGAGCTTTAATATTGTCGACTTGAAACCTGCAAACATGGAGGATCTAACCG AGGTGATTACATGTGCGGAGTTCCATCCAACTCATTGTAATACACTAGCATATAGTAGCTCAAAGGGTACTATCCGGCTTATTGATCTGCGACAGTCAGCACTGTGTGACAACCATGCTAAACT ATTTGAGGAGCATGATGCACCTGGATCAAGATCCTTTTTTACAGAGATAATTGCATCAGTTTCAGATATAAAGTTTGCAAGGGATGGAAGGCATATTCTTAGTCGTGATTATATGACTCTCAAG ttATGGGATCTAAACATGGATTCGGGTCCAGTtgcaactttccaagttcatgAATACTTGAGGCCTAAG CTTTGTGATCTATACGAGAATGATTCAATTTTTGACAAATTTGAATGTTGTATCAGTGGTGATGGACTCCGTGTTGCAACTGGTTCTTATAG TAATTTGTTTCGTGTTTTTggttgtgctcctggaagtacGGAGGCATCCACTTTGGAAGCCAGCAGAAATCCCATGAG GCGTCAGGTGTCTAATCCAGCAAGGCCTACACGGACTCTGACCTCTTTGACCCGTGCCGTGAGGAGAG GTGGAGAAAATACAAGCGTTGACGCCAATGGAATTTCTTATGACCTTTCAACAAAATTGCTTCATCTTGCATGGCACCCAACTGAGAACTCCATTGCGTGTGCCGCCGCAAATAGCTTGTACATGTATTACGCATAG